In Sorghum bicolor cultivar BTx623 chromosome 10, Sorghum_bicolor_NCBIv3, whole genome shotgun sequence, one genomic interval encodes:
- the LOC8082275 gene encoding fructose-bisphosphate aldolase 5, cytosolic, translating into MSAFVGKYTDELIKTAKYLATPGKGILASDESTGTIGKRLSSINLENVESNRQALRELLFTAPGVFDYLSGVILFEETLYQKTSDGTPFVDVIRAAGAVPGIKVDKGTVEIAGTNGETAAQGLDSLGARCAKYYAAGARFAKWRAVLKVGPAEPSELAVRQNAEGLARYALICQEYGLVPIVEPEILTDGGHDIKTCAAVTERVLAAVYKSLNDHKVLLEGTLLKTNMVTPGSDSPKVGAEVIGEYTVAALRRTVPPAVPGVVFLSGGQSEEEATQNLDAMNKLEVLKPWTLSFSFGRALQQSTLKKWLGKKENVAAAQATFLVRCKANSEAGLGKYTGSGAGDAAASESLYVKGYKY; encoded by the exons ATGTCTGCCTTTGTGGGGAAATACACAG ATGAGCTGATCAAGACCGCCAAGTACCTGGCAACGCCGGGCAAGGGCATCCTGGCCTCCGACGAGTCGACGGGCACCATCGGCAAGCGCCTGTCCAGCATCAACCTCGAGAACGTGGAGTCGAACCGGCAGGCGCTCCGCGAGCTGCTCTTCACGGCGCCCGGCGTGTTCGACTACCTCTCCGGGGTCATCCTCTTCGAGGAGACGCTGTACCAGAAGACCTCCGACGGGACGCCGTTCGTGGACGTGAtccgcgccgccggcgccgtccCGGGGATCAAGGTGGACAAGGGCACCGTCGAGATCGCGGGCACCAACGGCGAGACCGCCGCGCAGGGCCTCGACTCCCTGGGCGCGCGCTGCGCCAAGTACTACGCGGCCGGCGCGCGCTTCGCCAAGTGGCGCGCCGTGCTCAAGGTCGGCCCCGCGGAGCCCTCCGAGCTCGCCGTCAGGCAGAACGCCGAGGGCCTCGCGCGGTACGCGCTCATCTGCCAGGAGTACGGGCTCGTGCCCATCGTCGAGCCCGAGATCCTCACCGACGGCGGCCACGACATCAAGACCTGCGCCGCCGTCACCGAGCGCGTCCTCGCCGCCGTCTACAAGTCGCTCAACGACCACAAGGTCCTCCTCGAGGGCACGCTCCTCAAGACCAACATGGTCACCCCCGGTTCCGATAGCCCCAAG GTTGGCGCGGAGGTGATAGGGGAGTACACGGTGGCGGCGCTGCGGCGCACCGTGCCGCCGGCGGTGCCCGGGGTCGTGTTCCTGTCGGGCGGGCAGAGCGAGGAGGAGGCGACGCAGAACCTGGACGCCATGAACAAGCTGGAGGTGCTCAAGCCCTGGACGCTGTCCTTCTCCTTCGGCCGCGCGCTGCAGCAGAGCACCCTCAAGAAGTGGCTCGGCAAGAAGGAGAACGTCGCCGCCGCGCAGGCCACCTTCCTCGTCCGGTGCAAGGCCAACTCCGAGGCCGGGCTGGGCAAGTACACCGGCTCCGGCGCCGGGGACGCCGCCGCCTCTGAAAGTTTGTACGTCAAGGGGTACAAGTACTAA